Proteins encoded by one window of Candidatus Bathyarchaeota archaeon:
- a CDS encoding ABC transporter permease: MKLKESTETVIYFFISIGIILVGWEAFSRLNILNPSLISRPSEIFTVLYDLLSKTAPSGMPLLLAHIYSSLYRLLYAYLIALAIGIGLGILMGQNDKVYWFFEPLITLALPIPGIAWAPIFMVWLGFGDPTIITVGILAAFFPIVYNTAAGVRSIKKELIWAAQSMGANGKTIFFKVLLPASLGYIFTGIKLGLARSWRTIIAVEMIAGTLWGLGFMIYDAREYLRPSIIYAGIIVLAVTYFVIEGLIKLLEKRTIEKWGMVRKEAI; this comes from the coding sequence TTCTTTATTTCAATAGGAATCATACTGGTAGGATGGGAAGCTTTCTCCAGACTTAACATATTAAATCCTTCACTGATTTCCCGGCCAAGCGAAATATTCACCGTTTTGTATGATCTCCTCAGTAAAACAGCGCCTTCAGGTATGCCTCTTCTGCTTGCTCATATCTATTCGAGTTTATATAGGCTGTTATACGCATACTTGATTGCACTTGCAATTGGGATAGGACTTGGAATACTCATGGGACAAAACGATAAAGTCTACTGGTTTTTTGAGCCGTTAATTACTTTGGCATTACCTATTCCTGGAATAGCGTGGGCGCCTATCTTCATGGTTTGGTTAGGGTTCGGCGACCCCACAATAATTACGGTAGGTATACTTGCCGCTTTTTTCCCAATAGTTTATAACACTGCGGCTGGAGTAAGAAGCATAAAAAAGGAGTTGATATGGGCAGCTCAGTCTATGGGAGCCAACGGAAAAACTATATTTTTCAAAGTTTTACTTCCAGCTTCCCTAGGCTACATTTTTACTGGAATTAAACTTGGCCTGGCCAGAAGTTGGCGAACAATAATTGCCGTTGAAATGATAGCAGGAACTCTCTGGGGATTAGGCTTCATGATCTACGACGCCAGAGAATACTTACGGCCATCAATCATTTACGCAGGAATAATAGTGCTTGCAGTCACCTATTTTGTTATTGAGGGTTTAATTAAGCTTTTAGAAAAAAGAACTATTGAAAAGTGGGGCATGGTTCGAAAGGAGGCCATTTAA